Proteins from one Poecile atricapillus isolate bPoeAtr1 chromosome 6, bPoeAtr1.hap1, whole genome shotgun sequence genomic window:
- the SFXN2 gene encoding sideroflexin-2 — MATVSLGFNIDSPRWDQSTFVGRLKHFLNITDPRTALVPEEELDRAKALVEGCRAGLVPPGSSQEQLLYAKKLYDSAFHPDSGEKMNLIGRMSFQVPGGMAITGCMLQFYRTVPAVIFWQWVNQSFNAFVNYTNRNAASPISLRQIGVAYVTATGAALATAVGLNLYTKRAPPLLARWVPFAAVAAANCVNIPMMRQQEIINGITVTDENNNELGRSRRAAVKGIAQVVLSRITMAAPGMIILPIIMERLEKFPFMQRIRVLHGPLQVLLCGGFLLFMVPAACALFPQRCSLALADLEVELRDSIMAKHGDKVPYVYFNKGL, encoded by the exons ATGGCCACAGTTTCCCTTGGCTTCAACATCGACTCCCCACGCTGGGACCAGAGCACCTTTGTGGGGCGCCTGAAGCACTTCCTCAACATCACTGACCCTCGGACAGCGCTGGTGCCGGAGGAGGAGCTGGACCGGGCCAAAGCCCTGGTGGAGGGCTGCAG GGCCGGGCTGGTGCCACCAGgaagcagccaggagcagctgctctaTGCCAAGAAGCTGTACGACTCAGCCTTCCACCCTGACAGCGGTGAGAAGATGAACCTCATTGGGAGGATGTCCTTCCAGGTGCCAGGGGGCATGGCCATCACTGGCTGCATGCTCCAGTTCTATCG GACAGTGCCTGCTGTGATTTTCTGGCAGTGGGTGAACCAGTCATTCAATGCCTTTGTCAACTACACCAACCGCAACGCTGCTTCCCCCATCTCTCTGAG ACAAATTGGTGTGGCTTATGTCACAGCCACTGGTGCAGCCCTGGCCACTGCAGTGGGACTCAACCTCTACACCAAG CGAGCCCCTCCCTTGCTGGCCCGCTGGGTCCCAtttgcagctgtggctgctgccaaCTGTGTCAATATCCCCATGATGCGGCAACA GGAGATCATCAACGGGATCACAGTGACAGATGAGAACAACAACGAGCTCGGACGCTCCAGG AGGGCAGCAGTGAAGGGCATCGCGCAGGTTGTGCTCTCCAGGATCACCATGGCAGCACCAGGCATGA TTATTTTGCCCATCATCATGGAGCGGCTGGAGAAATTCCCCTTCATGCAG CGGATCCGGGTTCTCCACGGGcctctgcaggtgctgctctgcGGGGGCTT CCTCCTGTTCATGGTGCCAGCAGCCTGCGCCCTCTTCCCCCAGAGATG CTCTCTTGCACTGGCTGACCTTGAGGTGGAGCTGCGTGACAGTATCATGGCCAAGCATGGGGACAAAGTGCCTTACGTCTATTTTAACAAAGGACTGTGA